Part of the Arthrobacter sp. MMS18-M83 genome is shown below.
CAGCCCGCCATGATGGAGCCGCCGCGGGAAACGATGCCGGTCACGCGATTGGCGGTCAGCGGAACGTAGCGCAGCAGTACGCCGGCGTGGATGGTCATGTAGTCCACGCCCTGCTCGCATTGTTCAATGACGGTGTCGCGGAAGATCTCCCAGGTGAGCTTGTTGGCTTCGCCGTTGACCTTTTCCAGGGCCTGGTAGATGGGCACGGTGCCGATCGGCACCGGGGAGTTGCGGATGATCCATTCGCGGGTGGTGTGGATGTCGTCGCCGGTGGACAGGTCCATGACCGTGTCTGCGCCCCACTGCGTGGCCCACTGCAGCTTGTCCACTTCTTCGGCGATTGAACTGGTGACGGCCGAGTTGCCGATGTTGGCGTTGATCTTCACGAGGAAGGCCTTGCCGATGATCATCGGTTCGGATTCGGGGTGGTTGATGTTGTTGGGAATGATGGCCCTGCCGGCGGCGACTTCGCTGCGGACCAGTTCAACATCGCAGTTTTCGCGAAGTGCCACGAACTGCATCTCCGGCGTGACGATGCCTTGCTTGGCATAGTGCATCTGAGTGACCGTCTTGCCTTCGACGGCGCGGCGGGGCACCGGCTGTGCGCCCTTCCACTCCGCGGAGGCGGCGCCGCGGCGCACGGCCGACTTGCCGTCGTCGAGCAGGTTCCGTTCCCGGCCGCCGTAGACCTCGGTATCGCGGCGGGCTTCGATCCATTCGCTGCGGAATGGCTCAAGGCCGACCACCGGATCGCTCCCGGGCCCTGCGGTGCGGTACACCTGGAAGGGCGCGTTGGCCTCGCCGTTCGGGGACGGTTCCAAGGCGATTTCCGTCACCGGAACCCGGATTCCCGTGTCGGCATCCTCCAGGAACGCGAGGGAATGCGATTTGAGGGACTGGGTCACTTCCTGCGCCGATCCGTTTTGGATAGGGCTCAGCTGTGTTTCTTTGGTGCTCAAAGGATTACTCACTTCCTTCGCCGGCATTACCCGGACAGGTTCAACGGTCGCAGGCTGCGTCAGCCCGATCTCAGCCCTTGCGAGGGCCCCCGTGTGGTCGTACATGAAGCTACCACAGCCGTTGGTGCCCAGGACAGATGTGACAGAGGACAGATGTGACCAGGACAGATGTGACCAGGACAGATGTGACCGAGCAGCGACGGCCGTCGGAGCTTAAGGTGGAGGCATGCCAGAAATCATCGAGTTCAGCGGCACCATCCTTACAGGGCCGAAGGATGAACGGCGCGGGCTCTGGTCCGTCGACGGCCGGCTGACCTTTGTCCGACCCCCTGCCAAGCCGGACGCCGTCCTGGACGGTTGGGTCCTTCCCGGCATGGTGGACGCCCACTGCCATGTCGGTCTGGGCAAGGGCGGGGCCGTGGATGAGGAGACCGCGCGTCTTCAGGCAACGGCGGACCGGAACGCCGGAACGCTTTTGATCCGCGACGCCGGCTCCGCAAGCGATACACGCTGGCTTCAGAACCAACCGGATATGCCGAGGATCATCCGCGCGGGCCGGCACATCGCCAAGCAGCGGCGGTATATCCGTGGGCTGGCCGAGGAAGTTGAGCCGGAGGATCTGGTGGAAGCGGTGCGCAAGCAGGCCCGGTCCGGCGATGGGTGGGTCAAGATCGTAGGAGACTGGATCGACCGGTCCACCGGGGACTTGGGTCCGTCCTTTCCGGCCACCACGGTCAAGGACGCTGTCGCAGCCGCACACGACGAGGGAGCCCGTGTGACGGCTCATTGCTTCGCTGAAGAAACCATTGACGACATGCTCGACGCCGGCATCGACTGCATCGAGCACGCTACCGGTCTGTTGCCGCACCACATTCCACGCTTGCTGGATCAGGGAGTGCCGATCGTCCCGACGCTCATCAACATTGCCACCTTCCCGGATATCGCCAGGCAGGCAGAATCGAAGTTCCCGCGCTACGCCGCCCACATGACCAGGCTCTGGGAGCCCCGGCATGAGCGGGTCCGCGAGGCGTTCGACGCCGGGGTGCGGGTGTATGCCGGGACTGACGCCGGCAGCGTCATCAAGCATGGCCGTATCGGCGAGGAAATCCTGGAGCTTCACCAGGCCGGATTGCCGGCGTGGGCTGCGCTCGATGCTGCCTGCTGGTCCGCCCGGGAATGGCTAGGCGTGGACGGCGTCAGCGAAGGTGCCAGTGCCGACGTCGTGCTGTACGGGAAGGATCCACGGGCCTTCCTGGACGTCGTGCTGAAACCGAAGGCCATCGTACTCAGGGGGCATATTTCAGGAAGCGGCAAGCATTAGGAATAAATTGAAGCTTCAAGTAATTTAGATGTATAGAGGTTGCCGAAGGGCGGCGCCACAAAAGCCGGGAGTTTCACATGACCATCACATCCAGCCAGGATCTCCTTCCTGCCGAACTCACCATGGGTACCGTCATGCTCAAGGTGGGGGACATGAAGCTCATGAGCGACTACTACCAGCGGGCCCTCGGGCTGGACGTCGTCGCCGAACAGGACGGCGGACTCTACTTCGGCAGGCTCGGAAAGCCGCTGGTGCACTTGGCCCCGGCCTCCGGACTCCGGATCCCGGGCCGCGGAGAAGCTGGACTCTTCCACACAGCTTTGCTCTTCGAGGACCAGTCCTCGCTTGCCGCCACCGTTGCCTCCGCCGCGCAGTACGAGCCCCACGCATTCGTCGGCAGTGCCGACCACCTGGTCAGTGAGGCCTTCTACTTCACCGATCCCGAGGGCAACGGCATCGAGCTCTACTATGACAAGCCCCGCGAAGGGTGGGAATGGAACGGCAGTTCGGTTGTCATGGACAGCCTGCCCCTCCCGCCGCAGCGCTACCTCCAGCAGTACCTTAGCGAAGCAGCGGTGACCGGCCAGCATGAGGCAGGCGCCGGCGTCGGGCACGTCCACCTCCAAGTGGGCGACGTGCAGACCGCCCACGATTTCTACGTCGACACCTTGGGCTTCGAGAAGACCGCCGGCTGGCACGGACAGGCGTTGTTCGTCTCCGCAGGCGGCTACCACCACCACATGGCGATGAATGTCTGGAACAGCCGTGGCGCGGGCCCCCGCAAGGACACGCTGGGTCTCGGCGAGGTCGTGATCGAAGTGCCGTCAGGGGACGACGTCGGCGCGCTTGCCGACCGCCTCAAGGTTGCCGGTATTGCGGCCCACCACACGGGGTTGGAGTTGCGCTTCGAGGACCCATGGCGGAACCGGCTGCGGGTCGCTGTCCGCTAGCGTCCAACTTGCTCCCCAACCTCGCGCCGCTCTGCCGTTAGACTTGGGGCTGACGGCGTGGCTCATACTTTTAGGCCACGCCGCAGCTCCGTCGGCACGAATGAATGAGGGTAGTTTCCATGGGCTTTGCTGAAATCTTTGTTGCCACCCACGATGAAGCACTCAAGAGGGCCGCTGCCCTGGAGAAGGGCAGTGACGTTTCCGGGGCCGCGGTACGGATCCCGGGAATCAGCGATTTCGAGGTAGAACAGCTTGGCGACTTGGCAGGCACTGCCGTGCATGCGGGCGGCGCTGACTACGAGCTGGCCCTGGTGGATGTGACCAGTGACGCGCTGCTGGGTGTTCCCGAAGCCATGGTGCGGGCGTTGTCCGAACTTCTCAGCTACGAGACTGAGGGCGAAGGAAGCGTCCTGGACGACGTCGCCGAGCGCTGGGCAGCCCAAGAGGATATGCCCTTCGATGCCCAGCAGTCCCGCCTTTATGTCCAGCAGTTGGCGGCACTCGCCAGCGACGTCGAAAAGGCCGAGCGCACTGGTCTTTACGTCTGGTCAGCCGAGCAGTAATTCCGCAGGAAACCCGCCACACGGGCATGTAGTTCGAAATACCGTCGGCCATCTGGCACAATGGACAGGTACTCGATCCGCGCGGCCCCTCTCTCCGTGTGTGCATCTTGTCCTTCGAACCCTCAAGTATGGCCCGCCCCACGGGTGCAGAACGACGGGTTCAACCCCGTTTCAGAAACAGGAGTGACCACAAAAGTGGCCGTAAAGATTCGCCTTAAGCGCTTCGGTAAGATGCGCGCACCGTACTACCGCATCGTCGTCATGGACTCCCGCTCCAAGCGCGATGGCCGTGCGATCGAAGAGATCGGCAAGTACCACCCCACCGAAGAGCCCTCGTACATCGAGGTCGCCTCCGAGCGTGCACAGTACTGGCTGTCCGTCGGCGCCCAGCCGACCGAGCAGGTTGCTGCGATCCTCAAGATCACCGGTGACTGGCAGAAGTTCAAGGGTCTCCCGGGCCAGGAAGGCACGCTGAAGACCAAGGTCGCCAAGCCTGCTTTCGTTGCTCCGGAGAAGGGTTCCGTCATCATTCCGGAAGCCATCACCAAGAAGGCCAAGCAGTCGGAAGCAACTGAAGCTCCCGCTGACGCTGAAGCAGAGACCACCGAGGCTGAGTAAATTGCTGGCAGAAGCGCTCGAGCACCTGGTCCGTGGGATCGTTGACAGTCCTGAGGATGTCAAGGTCAGTGCCAAGAACAACCGCCGCGGGGAATCCCTCGAGGTACGTGTTCACCAGGACGACCTCGGACGGGTAATCGGACGCCAGGGCCGTACCGCACGCGCTTTGCGCACGGTGATTGCGGCATTGGCAGGCGGCGAGCAGGTCAGGGTCGACGTCGTCGACACCGACCGTCGCCGGTAACGCGCCCAGCAATACTTGTCTTAGATCCGGCCCCTTCACCAGATTATGGTGGAGGGGCCGGATTGTTTTACGACCAAACTCCAGCATTGGTCCCGAATCCGGTCCCAGCGAAGAAATCAGAGGAATCCCATGCAGCTCCAGGTTGCCCGAATCGGCAAGCCCCACGGAATCCGCGGCGAAGTCACCGTTCAGGTGCTCACTGACGCGCCCGGCGATCGTTTTGTCCCCGGGACCGAATTCGTTGTGGAGCCAGCAAAAGTCGGTCCTTTGACCATCAGCAGCGCGCGGTGGAACAAAGACATCCTCCTGCTCGGATTCGAGGGGATCTCCACCCGCAACCAGGCAGAGGAAATCCGCGGCGCAAAGCTCTTCATCGAGACGGAAGAACTGGACGAGGACGACGACGAGGGCTGGTACGAGCACGAACTCGTCGGCCTTGAAGTCCGTGTCGGCTCCCAGACCGTGGGCAAAGTGACCGCACTCAACACCATGCCTGTCCAGGACCTGTTGGTTATTGAAGACGCCGATGGCAAGGAAATCCTGGTGCCCTTCGTCGAAGAGATCGTGCCCGAGGTCAACGTCGAGCACGGCTACGTGCTGCTTACGCCTCCGCCGGGCCTCTTCGAGCTGAACACGGACTCATCCGCCGCCGACGATGCCGAGGACACCGAAGACAAGGGCGATGCCTAGATGCGCATAGACGTCGTCAGCATCTTTCCGGAGTACCTGGCGCCCCTTGAACTTTCCCTCATAGGCAAGGCTCGCCAGGATGGCCTTCTGGAACTGAAGGTCCATGACCTACGGACCTTCACCACGGACAAGCACCGCACCGTGGACGACACTCCTTACGGTGGCGGGGCAGGAATGGTCATGAAGCCCGAGCCTTGGGCCCAAGCCTTGGAGTCCATTGCCGTTGCGCGGCTTGCTGCAGGCGAACGTGCCGCGGCTGAAGGGGATCCTTCGCAGGACGAGTCCGCGAAGAAGCCGGTCCTGATTGTCCCGTCGCCAGCGGGGGAGCGCTTCAACCAATCCCTTGCCTACGAGCTCGCCGAAGAGGAACAGCTCGTTTTCGCCTGCGGCCGCTATGAAGGAATCGACGAACGCGTCATGGAGTGGGCAGCCGAACACTTCACGGTCCGTCCGGTCAGCCTGGGTGACTACGTGCTCAACGGCGGCGAGGTCGCAGTCCTGGCCATGGTCGAGGCGATCGGGCGGTTGCTTCCAGGCGTCGTCGGGAACCCCGAATCCCTGGTGGAGGAATCCCATTCGGACGGCCTGTTGGAATACCCGGTCTATACGAAGCCCTCGTCATGGCGCGATCGTGACGTGCCTGCCGTCCTCTTGAGTGGCAATCACGGCAAGATCGCCCAGTGGCGTCGCCACGAGCAGTTCCGCCGCACGGCGGAACGCCGCCCGGATCTGCTGGCAGGGTTCGACGCCGGCCGCCTGACCCGCGCGGACCGCACGGCTTTCGGGGAACTGGGGTACGACGTCGTCAACGGCCGGTTGCGGCACCGCCCCGACGACGACGGCCCGGCCTGAGCCTGCCGCCGTCGGGCAGTGCTCGCCGCGACTGGACCAGAAAAACCGGACCGCGTCCGCGGGATTGGCTGGAACTCCCGGGGTATGGCAGAATTAACCCTTGTGTCTACTGGGTTCGCGCCTGCCACAGGGGGAGCGTAGCCAACAGCCTGACAACCCGGGACCACCAATCAGTGGTGGTCTTGGACTTTGAAAATCTTCGGCGGTAATTTCCGGACGGCCATGCGCCCCGGGCTTGCCCGCCGTGACCCAAAGTGGATGACCTGTGGCGTTCACCAGGAGTGGATTAATGCATATCCTCGATAACGTAGATGCAGCTTCGCTGCGTAACGATGTTCCCGAATTCCGCGCGGGTGACACCATCAAGGTTCACGTGAACATCATCGAAGGCAAGAACTCCCGCGTCCAGGTTTTCCAGGGCTTCGTCCTGGGCCGCCAGGGTGACGGCGTTCGCGAAACCTTCACCGTCCGCAAGGTCTCCTTCGGTGTCGGCGTAGAGCGTACCTTCCCGGTGCACTCCCCGATCATCGACAAGATCGAGGTCGTCACCAAGGGCGACGTCCGCCGCGCCAAGCTCTACTACATGCGTGCACTGCGCGGTAAGGCTGCGAAGATCAAGGAAAAGCGCGACTTCGCCACCGGCAAGTAGGTCTTCGACCAAAAGCGGGTCCTGGATTCGTGTCCGGCCTGCGCCGGAGAAATCCGCAACGCAACAGGAACGAATCATGGACCACGCAAAACGCCAGCCCCGGAAACAGGGCTGGCGTTTTGTTTTGCTCGCACTTGTCCTGGCCGTGGCCATCAGCGGGCTTGTCCGATCCTTATGGGTCGACGTCTACTTCATCCCCTCCGAGTCCATGGAGCCGCTCCTGGGCACCGGAGACCGCATCCTTGTGTCCCGGACTGATTTTTCCGCAGATCCCATCCGCCGCGGAGACATCGTCGTCTTCGACGGCAGGGGCACTTTTGCCCCGCTCAACAGCGGCAAAGGACCATTTGCCGACGCCGTGGCCGCCGTGGGCCATTGGCTGGGATTGTCGGGAAGTGACTCCACTTACGTCAAGCGAGTCATCGGACTTCCCGGAGACCACGTTGTCTGTTGCGGCGCCGATGGCAAACTCACAGTGAACGGTCAGCCGCTTGAGGAACGCTATCTGTATCCCGGCGACACGCCGAGCGAGCAGAAATTCGACGTCATCGTCCCGGGTGACCGATTGTGGCTCATGGGGGACCACCGTTCACGATCGGCCGATTCGCGTAGTCTTCTGGGCGCACCCGGTGGAGGAATGGTGCCGCTGGAGCGTGTCGTCGGCCGTCCGGTCCGGATCATCTGGCCGCTTGATAGATTTGCAGAACTGCCTCGCCCTGCGCAGGCCGGTACAACCTCGAAGAACGGACAGTAGATGCCGGAGACAACTCCCGGGAAGCCAGAACGGCACGACGACGACGCCAGGCTCCTGGACGGACCGTCCGCTCCCGCCAGGGAGCTTGCAGGGGACGACGCCGGCCCGGCCTCCTCAGTGCCGACGGTCCAAGCGGCGGCGCTGCCGGATGGACAGGAGTCTCCTCGAAGGGCTGCGCGGCGGGCCGCCGATGAAACCGATGAGTCCGATGCCGTCGCCAAGACCCACGGCAGTCCGTTCCTCAGTTGGCTCAAGGAAATCGGCACCGTAGTGGTCATCGCCGTCGTGTTGTCCTTCCTGATCAAGACATTCCTGTTCCGTGCTTTCTTCATCCCCTCAGAGTCCATGGTCAACACCCTCGACGTTGACGATCGGATCTTCGTCAACCTGCTCGTCCCGAAGCCGTTTGCGCTGGAACGTGGCGACGTAGTGGTCTTCAAGGACGCTCAGGGATGGCTGCCGCCCACGCAGAAGGCGGCGCCCGGCCCCTTCAAGTGGTTCCAGGATGGCCTGGTCTTTGTCGGCCTGCTCCCGGATGAGACCAATCAGCACCTCGTCAAGCGTGTGATCGGCCTGCCAGGGGACAGGGTCTCGTGTTGTGACAATTCCGCCAGGGTCAGCGTCAACGGCACGGTTCTCAACGAAAGCTACATCAACCCGGCCCAGGTTCCGATGGCGAAGTCTTTCGATGTGGTGGTCCCGGAGGGGAAAATTTGGGTTATGGGCGATAATCGCAATAACTCGGCAGACTCTCGCGAACACCAAGCAGTCAATGGCGGGTTCATCAACATCGCCGACGTGGAGGGCAAAGCCACCGTTATTGCCTGGCCCGTCAACCGTTGGCAGATCCTCGACAATCACTCCGAGGTCTTCCGAACTGTCCCCTCGTCGTCGCCACAGAACACGGCTTCGCCCACGGCTCCAGCGAGCAAATGATGGCGCCTCTGGGGACCAGGCCGGCCGCGCCCGCTGGAAAGCGGCAGGCTGCCGGTCCGGGGAAGACAACGGCGAAGACAGCGGGGACCAAACCCAAACAGCCTGCCGGCTTTCCGACCCTCGAGGTCGAACGGGGCTTCCTGGCTCAGGGAGTCACGCTCCTGGCCGGCGTCGATGAAGTAGGCCGCGGAGCCCTCGCCGGTCCTGTGTCGGTGGGGATCGCCGTCGTCGACCTCCGGGACCACGGTCTGCTCGCCGATGTCCGCGACAGCAAGCTGCTCAAACCCGAAGACCGTGAGCGCTTGGAACCGCTGGTGCGCGAATGGGCGGTTTGCTCCGCAGTAGGCCACGCAAGTTCGGCGGAGATCGATGCGCTGGGAATTGTGGGTGCCCTGCGCCTTGCCGGAACACGCGCCTGGTTCGAGATCCTCGCTGCGGGCGTACGTCCGGACTTGGTCCTGCTCGACGGGAGCCACAACTGGCTCTCTCCGCAAAGCCAAGGTTCGTTGTTCGACGCCGAGCCTTCGGGACCCGTCTGTGAGGCCCCGGTGCACACCCGCGTGAAGGCGGACATGAGCTGTCTCAGCGTGG
Proteins encoded:
- the thiC gene encoding phosphomethylpyrimidine synthase ThiC, translated to MSTKETQLSPIQNGSAQEVTQSLKSHSLAFLEDADTGIRVPVTEIALEPSPNGEANAPFQVYRTAGPGSDPVVGLEPFRSEWIEARRDTEVYGGRERNLLDDGKSAVRRGAASAEWKGAQPVPRRAVEGKTVTQMHYAKQGIVTPEMQFVALRENCDVELVRSEVAAGRAIIPNNINHPESEPMIIGKAFLVKINANIGNSAVTSSIAEEVDKLQWATQWGADTVMDLSTGDDIHTTREWIIRNSPVPIGTVPIYQALEKVNGEANKLTWEIFRDTVIEQCEQGVDYMTIHAGVLLRYVPLTANRVTGIVSRGGSIMAGWCLAHHEENFLYTHFDELCEIFAKYDVAFSLGDGLRPGATADANDAAQFAELDTLAELTMRAWEFDVQVMVEGPGHIPFHLVRENVERQQELCKGAPFYTLGPLVTDVAPGYDHITSAIGATEIARYGTAMLCYVTPKEHLGLPNKDDVKTGVITYKIAAHAADLAKGHPGAHERDDALSKARFEFRWRDQFALSLDPVTAESFHDETLPAEPAKTAHFCSMCGPKFCSMRISQDIRDEYGSADSQAAIAEMYSGMREKSEEFLASGGKVYLPELEVPAGQPGAKSGSLN
- a CDS encoding amidohydrolase family protein; translation: MPEIIEFSGTILTGPKDERRGLWSVDGRLTFVRPPAKPDAVLDGWVLPGMVDAHCHVGLGKGGAVDEETARLQATADRNAGTLLIRDAGSASDTRWLQNQPDMPRIIRAGRHIAKQRRYIRGLAEEVEPEDLVEAVRKQARSGDGWVKIVGDWIDRSTGDLGPSFPATTVKDAVAAAHDEGARVTAHCFAEETIDDMLDAGIDCIEHATGLLPHHIPRLLDQGVPIVPTLINIATFPDIARQAESKFPRYAAHMTRLWEPRHERVREAFDAGVRVYAGTDAGSVIKHGRIGEEILELHQAGLPAWAALDAACWSAREWLGVDGVSEGASADVVLYGKDPRAFLDVVLKPKAIVLRGHISGSGKH
- a CDS encoding VOC family protein, translated to MTITSSQDLLPAELTMGTVMLKVGDMKLMSDYYQRALGLDVVAEQDGGLYFGRLGKPLVHLAPASGLRIPGRGEAGLFHTALLFEDQSSLAATVASAAQYEPHAFVGSADHLVSEAFYFTDPEGNGIELYYDKPREGWEWNGSSVVMDSLPLPPQRYLQQYLSEAAVTGQHEAGAGVGHVHLQVGDVQTAHDFYVDTLGFEKTAGWHGQALFVSAGGYHHHMAMNVWNSRGAGPRKDTLGLGEVVIEVPSGDDVGALADRLKVAGIAAHHTGLELRFEDPWRNRLRVAVR
- the rpsP gene encoding 30S ribosomal protein S16; translation: MAVKIRLKRFGKMRAPYYRIVVMDSRSKRDGRAIEEIGKYHPTEEPSYIEVASERAQYWLSVGAQPTEQVAAILKITGDWQKFKGLPGQEGTLKTKVAKPAFVAPEKGSVIIPEAITKKAKQSEATEAPADAEAETTEAE
- a CDS encoding RNA-binding protein codes for the protein MLAEALEHLVRGIVDSPEDVKVSAKNNRRGESLEVRVHQDDLGRVIGRQGRTARALRTVIAALAGGEQVRVDVVDTDRRR
- the rimM gene encoding ribosome maturation factor RimM (Essential for efficient processing of 16S rRNA), which produces MQLQVARIGKPHGIRGEVTVQVLTDAPGDRFVPGTEFVVEPAKVGPLTISSARWNKDILLLGFEGISTRNQAEEIRGAKLFIETEELDEDDDEGWYEHELVGLEVRVGSQTVGKVTALNTMPVQDLLVIEDADGKEILVPFVEEIVPEVNVEHGYVLLTPPPGLFELNTDSSAADDAEDTEDKGDA
- the trmD gene encoding tRNA (guanosine(37)-N1)-methyltransferase TrmD, which encodes MRIDVVSIFPEYLAPLELSLIGKARQDGLLELKVHDLRTFTTDKHRTVDDTPYGGGAGMVMKPEPWAQALESIAVARLAAGERAAAEGDPSQDESAKKPVLIVPSPAGERFNQSLAYELAEEEQLVFACGRYEGIDERVMEWAAEHFTVRPVSLGDYVLNGGEVAVLAMVEAIGRLLPGVVGNPESLVEESHSDGLLEYPVYTKPSSWRDRDVPAVLLSGNHGKIAQWRRHEQFRRTAERRPDLLAGFDAGRLTRADRTAFGELGYDVVNGRLRHRPDDDGPA
- the rplS gene encoding 50S ribosomal protein L19, with amino-acid sequence MHILDNVDAASLRNDVPEFRAGDTIKVHVNIIEGKNSRVQVFQGFVLGRQGDGVRETFTVRKVSFGVGVERTFPVHSPIIDKIEVVTKGDVRRAKLYYMRALRGKAAKIKEKRDFATGK
- the lepB gene encoding signal peptidase I; the encoded protein is MDHAKRQPRKQGWRFVLLALVLAVAISGLVRSLWVDVYFIPSESMEPLLGTGDRILVSRTDFSADPIRRGDIVVFDGRGTFAPLNSGKGPFADAVAAVGHWLGLSGSDSTYVKRVIGLPGDHVVCCGADGKLTVNGQPLEERYLYPGDTPSEQKFDVIVPGDRLWLMGDHRSRSADSRSLLGAPGGGMVPLERVVGRPVRIIWPLDRFAELPRPAQAGTTSKNGQ
- the lepB gene encoding signal peptidase I, whose translation is MPETTPGKPERHDDDARLLDGPSAPARELAGDDAGPASSVPTVQAAALPDGQESPRRAARRAADETDESDAVAKTHGSPFLSWLKEIGTVVVIAVVLSFLIKTFLFRAFFIPSESMVNTLDVDDRIFVNLLVPKPFALERGDVVVFKDAQGWLPPTQKAAPGPFKWFQDGLVFVGLLPDETNQHLVKRVIGLPGDRVSCCDNSARVSVNGTVLNESYINPAQVPMAKSFDVVVPEGKIWVMGDNRNNSADSREHQAVNGGFINIADVEGKATVIAWPVNRWQILDNHSEVFRTVPSSSPQNTASPTAPASK
- a CDS encoding ribonuclease HII — its product is MAPLGTRPAAPAGKRQAAGPGKTTAKTAGTKPKQPAGFPTLEVERGFLAQGVTLLAGVDEVGRGALAGPVSVGIAVVDLRDHGLLADVRDSKLLKPEDRERLEPLVREWAVCSAVGHASSAEIDALGIVGALRLAGTRAWFEILAAGVRPDLVLLDGSHNWLSPQSQGSLFDAEPSGPVCEAPVHTRVKADMSCLSVAAASVLAKVARDRIMLDLHEEYPAFGWNENKGYGTSSHREAIRSLGPTRYHRTSWNLL